The proteins below come from a single Mustela nigripes isolate SB6536 chromosome 14, MUSNIG.SB6536, whole genome shotgun sequence genomic window:
- the ADAMTSL4 gene encoding ADAMTS-like protein 4 isoform X1 — MTHRARPLQPRCLSSVFTSGPLSQARGIEGGAMEKWAGRPQLCLMLLLSFPELGLDQEVRQGPEVLSGHSLQTLPEEGQGPEGVWGPWEQWASCSQPCGVGVQRRSRTCQLPTAQLHQDLPFPPRPPRHPEALLPRGQSPRPQTSRGTPPLYRPQPRGRGGPRRGPTSQLGRAEIREIPGARRSRVRDPIKPGMFGYGRVPFALPLHRNRRHSQRLPRAETSQTSDLPSLTPRTEPFSTNHTAQTQLAPTELSARPPHPPAEPPSPETTQTEVPSRTRPFPTQPHPRAQASGTEPASSIPYPGESNSFHVSPQPRMPDSQGSASFQVAERYPNLFLSVPRGRGHQSQEHWKPGGNLHGSLMEPAPHYPDGWLPLLNDGPHSSSLWSLFAPNSPVPRCSGESEQLRACSQAPCPPEQPDPRAQQCAAFDSQEFMGQLYQWEPFTEVQGSQRCELNCRPRGFRFYVRHTEKVQDGTLCQPGALDICVAGRCLSPGCDGILGSGRRPDGCGVCGGDDSTCHLVSGNLTDRGGPLGYQKILSIPAGATQLQIAQLRPSSNYLALRGPGGQSIINGNWAVDPPGSYTAGGTVFLYNRPSREEGKGESLSAKGPTTQPVDVYVIFQEENPGIFYQYIISSVLPDLGSTTPEPHFPQLQPEILRVEPPPASMPRPARTPGTLQRQVRIPQMPAPPHPRTPLGSPAGYWKQVGHSACSASCGKGVWRPIFLCISRESGEELDEHSCAMGARPPAPLEPCHGPPCPPYWEAGEWTSCSSSCGSGTQHRQLRCRQEFGGGGSSVPPERCGHLPRPNATQPCQLRLCGHWEVRSPWSQCSVRCGRGQRSRQVRCVGSNGDEVNERECASGPPRPPSREACDMGPCTTAWFHSDWNSKCSAECGTGIQRRSVVCLGSGESRGAGQEEAGAGSTEQSCAPGSRPPDMRACSLGPCEMTWCWYTGPWAECSSECGSGTQRRDIICVSKLGMEFNVTSPSNCSHLPRPPALQPCQGQDCSDRWFSTPWSPCSRSCQGGIQTREVQCLTANQTLSVRCPPHLRPSRKRPCNSQPCSQRPDDQCKDSSPHCPLVVQARLCVYPYYTATCCRSCAHVLERSPPEPA, encoded by the exons ATGACTCACAG AGCGCGCCCACTCCAACCCAGATGCCTGAGTAGTGTGTTTACTTCCGGTCCCCTCTCCCAGGCCCGGGGCATCGAGGGAGGAGCGATGGAGAAGTGGGCGGGCAG GCCTCAGTTGTGTCTGATGCTGCTTCTGTCCTTCCCTGAGCTCGGCCTGGATCAGGAGGTGCGCCAGGGACCAGAG GTGTTGTCTGGACACTCTCTTCAGACACTCCCCGAGGAGGGCCAGGGTCCTGAGGGTGTCTGGGGTCCTTGGGAGCAGTGGGCCTCTTGCTCCCAGCCCTGTGGAGTTGGGGTGCAGCGCAGGAGCCGGACATGTCAGCTCCCTACAGCTCAACTCCACCAGGACCTGCCCTTCCCACCCCGGCCCCCAAGACATCCAGAAGCCCTGCTCCCCCGGGGTCAGAGCCCCAGACCTCAGACTTCCCGAGGAACCCCCCCCCTGTACAGGCCACAGCCTCGGGGAAGAGGTGGCCCACGTCGAGGTCCTACTTCCCAACTAGGGAGAGCAGAAATCCGGGAGATTCCAGGCGCTcggag GTCCCGGGTTCGAGACCCCATCAAGCCAGGAATGTTTGGTTACGGGAGAGTGCCCTTTGCTTTGCCACTGCATCGTAACCGCAGGCACTCCCAGAGACTGCCCAGAGCTGAGACCTCCCAGACCTCAGATCTTCCATCCCTGACTCCAAGAACAGAACCATTCTCCACAAACCACACAGCTCAAACTCAGCTCGCTCCTACAGAACTTTCTGCCCggcccccacaccccccagcagAACCTCCAAGCCCTGAAACTACTCAGACAGAAGTGCCCTCTAGAACGAGGCCTTTCCCCACGCAgccccaccccagagcccaggcctcTGGCACAGAGCCTGCCTCGTCCATCCCCTACCCAGGAGAAAGTAACTCCTTCCATGTGTCCCCTCAGCCAAGAATGCCAGATTCTCAGGGTTCGGCCAGTTTCCAGGTGGCTGAGAGATACCctaatcttttcctttctgtccctcGGGGCAGAGGCCACCAGAGCCAGGAGCACTGGAAACCTGGGGGGAATCTCCATGGGTCCCTCATGGAGCCTGCCCCCCACTATCCAGATGGCTGGCTGCCTCTGCTGAATGATGGCCCCCACTCCAGTTCGCTCTGGAGCCTCTTTGCTCCCAATAGCCCTGTGCCAAGGTGTTCTGGGGAGAGTGAGCAGCTGAGAGCCTGCAGCCAAGCG CCCTGCCCCCCTGAGCAGCCAGACCCCCGGGCCCAGCAGTGTGCCGCCTTTGACTCCCAGGAGTTCATGGGCCAGCTCTACCAGTGGGAGCCCTTTACCGAAG TTCAGGGCTCCCAACGCTGTGAACTGAACTGCCGTCCCCGTGGCTTCCGTTTCTATGTCCGTCACACGGAAAAGGTCCAGGATGGGACCCTGTGTCAGCCTGGAGCGCTAGATATCTGCGTGGCTGGACGCTGTCTG AGCCCCGGCTGTGATGGGATCCTCGGCTCTGGCAGGCGTCCAGATGGCTGTGGGGTCTGTGGAGGGGATGATTCCACCTGCCACCTCGTCTCAGGGAACCTCACAGACCGGGGGGGCCCTCTGGGCTATCAGAAGATCCTGTCAATTCCTGCCGGAGCCACGCAGCTCCAGATTGCCCAGCTCCGGCCCAGCTCCAACTATCTTG CCCTTCGAGGCCCTGGGGGCCAGTCCATCATCAATGGAAATTGGGCCGTGGATCCCCCTGGGTCCTACACGGCCGGTGGAACTGTCTTCCTGTACAACCGGCCTTCCCGAGAGGAGGGCAAGGGGGAGAGTCTGTCAGCCAAAGGCCCCACGACCCAGCCTGTGGATGTCTAT GTGATCTTTCAGGAGGAGAACCCAGGCATTTTTTATCAGTATATTATCTCTTCAGTTCTTCCAGACCTTGGGAGCACCACCCCAGAGCCCCACTTCCCCCAACTCCAGCCAG AGATTTTGAGGGTGGAGCCCCCACCCGCTTCGATGCCCCGCCCTGCTCGGACCCCAGGCACCCTCCAGCGTCAGGTGCGGATCCCCCAGATGCCTGCTCcaccccatcccaggacaccCCTGGGGTCTCCAGCTGGATACTGGAAGCAAGTGGGACACTCGGCGTGCTCAGCATCCTGTGGAAAAG GTGTTTGGCGCCCCATCTTCCTCTGCATTTCTCGTGAATCAGGGGAGGAGCTGGATGAACACAGCTGTGCCATGGGcgccaggcccccagcccccctGGAGCCCTGCCATGGTCCTCCATGTCCCCCATA CTGGGAGGCGGGCGAGTGGACGTCCTGCAGCAGCTCTTGTGGCTCGGGCACCCAGCACCGCCAGCTGCGCTGCCGCCAGGAGTTTGGGGGCGGCGGCTCCTCGGTGCCTCCCGAGCGCTGTGGACACCTCCCTCGGCCCAATGCCACCCAGCCCTGTCAGCTGCGCCTCTGTGGCCACTGGGAGGTTCGCTCCCCCTGGAGCCAG TGCTCAGTGCGGTGCGGGCGGGGCCAGAGGAGCCGGCAGGTTCGCTGTGTGGGGAGCAACGGTGATGAAGTGAACGAGAGGGAGTGTGCGTCGGGCCCCCCGCGGCCCCCCAGCAGAGAGGCCTGTGACATGGGGCCCTGTACCACAGCCTGGTTCCACAGCGACTGGAACTCCAAG TGCTCAGCGGAGTGTGGGACAGGAATCCAGCGCCGGTCTGTGGTCTGCCTTGGGAGTGGGGAGTCCCGTGGGGCAggccaggaggaagcaggagctgGGAGCACTGAGCAGAGCTGTGCACCGGGAAGCCGTCCCCCGGACATGCGTGCCTGCAGCTTGGGACCCTGTGAGATGACGTGGTGCTGGTATACGGGGCCCTGGGCCGAG TGCTCCTCAGAATGTGGCTCTGGCACACAGCGTAGAGACATCATCTGTGTATCCAAACTGGGTATGGAGTTCAACGTGACTTCTCCCAGCAACTGCTCCCACCTGCCTAGGCCCCCTGCCCTGCAGCCCTGTCAGGGGCAGGACTGCTCCGACCGATGGTTTTCTACGCCCTGGAGTCCG
- the ADAMTSL4 gene encoding ADAMTS-like protein 4 isoform X3, giving the protein MTHRARPLQPRCLSSVFTSGPLSQARGIEGGAMEKWAGRPQLCLMLLLSFPELGLDQEVRQGPEVLSGHSLQTLPEEGQGPEGVWGPWEQWASCSQPCGVGVQRRSRTCQLPTAQLHQDLPFPPRPPRHPEALLPRGQSPRPQTSRGTPPLYRPQPRGRGGPRRGPTSQLGRAEIREIPGARRSRVRDPIKPGMFGYGRVPFALPLHRNRRHSQRLPRAETSQTSDLPSLTPRTEPFSTNHTAQTQLAPTELSARPPHPPAEPPSPETTQTEVPSRTRPFPTQPHPRAQASGTEPASSIPYPGESNSFHVSPQPRMPDSQGSASFQVAERYPNLFLSVPRGRGHQSQEHWKPGGNLHGSLMEPAPHYPDGWLPLLNDGPHSSSLWSLFAPNSPVPRCSGESEQLRACSQAPCPPEQPDPRAQQCAAFDSQEFMGQLYQWEPFTEVQGSQRCELNCRPRGFRFYVRHTEKVQDGTLCQPGALDICVAGRCLSPGCDGILGSGRRPDGCGVCGGDDSTCHLVSGNLTDRGGPLGYQKILSIPAGATQLQIAQLRPSSNYLALRGPGGQSIINGNWAVDPPGSYTAGGTVFLYNRPSREEGKGESLSAKGPTTQPVDVYVIFQEENPGIFYQYIISSVLPDLGSTTPEPHFPQLQPEILRVEPPPASMPRPARTPGTLQRQVRIPQMPAPPHPRTPLGSPAGYWKQVGHSACSASCGKGVWRPIFLCISRESGEELDEHSCAMGARPPAPLEPCHGPPCPPYWEAGEWTSCSSSCGSGTQHRQLRCRQEFGGGGSSVPPERCGHLPRPNATQPCQLRLCGHWEVRSPWSQCSVRCGRGQRSRQVRCVGSNGDEVNERECASGPPRPPSREACDMGPCTTAWFHSDWNSKCSAECGTGIQRRSVVCLGSGESRGAGQEEAGAGSTEQSCAPGSRPPDMRACSLGPCEMTWCWYTGPWAECSSECGSGTQRRDIICVSKLGMEFNVTSPSNCSHLPRPPALQPCQGQDCSDRWFSTPWSPCSRSCQGGIQTREVQCLTANQTLSVRCPPHLRPSRKRPCNSQPCSQRPEVKQTEEEWRVDDACFPETFPG; this is encoded by the exons ATGACTCACAG AGCGCGCCCACTCCAACCCAGATGCCTGAGTAGTGTGTTTACTTCCGGTCCCCTCTCCCAGGCCCGGGGCATCGAGGGAGGAGCGATGGAGAAGTGGGCGGGCAG GCCTCAGTTGTGTCTGATGCTGCTTCTGTCCTTCCCTGAGCTCGGCCTGGATCAGGAGGTGCGCCAGGGACCAGAG GTGTTGTCTGGACACTCTCTTCAGACACTCCCCGAGGAGGGCCAGGGTCCTGAGGGTGTCTGGGGTCCTTGGGAGCAGTGGGCCTCTTGCTCCCAGCCCTGTGGAGTTGGGGTGCAGCGCAGGAGCCGGACATGTCAGCTCCCTACAGCTCAACTCCACCAGGACCTGCCCTTCCCACCCCGGCCCCCAAGACATCCAGAAGCCCTGCTCCCCCGGGGTCAGAGCCCCAGACCTCAGACTTCCCGAGGAACCCCCCCCCTGTACAGGCCACAGCCTCGGGGAAGAGGTGGCCCACGTCGAGGTCCTACTTCCCAACTAGGGAGAGCAGAAATCCGGGAGATTCCAGGCGCTcggag GTCCCGGGTTCGAGACCCCATCAAGCCAGGAATGTTTGGTTACGGGAGAGTGCCCTTTGCTTTGCCACTGCATCGTAACCGCAGGCACTCCCAGAGACTGCCCAGAGCTGAGACCTCCCAGACCTCAGATCTTCCATCCCTGACTCCAAGAACAGAACCATTCTCCACAAACCACACAGCTCAAACTCAGCTCGCTCCTACAGAACTTTCTGCCCggcccccacaccccccagcagAACCTCCAAGCCCTGAAACTACTCAGACAGAAGTGCCCTCTAGAACGAGGCCTTTCCCCACGCAgccccaccccagagcccaggcctcTGGCACAGAGCCTGCCTCGTCCATCCCCTACCCAGGAGAAAGTAACTCCTTCCATGTGTCCCCTCAGCCAAGAATGCCAGATTCTCAGGGTTCGGCCAGTTTCCAGGTGGCTGAGAGATACCctaatcttttcctttctgtccctcGGGGCAGAGGCCACCAGAGCCAGGAGCACTGGAAACCTGGGGGGAATCTCCATGGGTCCCTCATGGAGCCTGCCCCCCACTATCCAGATGGCTGGCTGCCTCTGCTGAATGATGGCCCCCACTCCAGTTCGCTCTGGAGCCTCTTTGCTCCCAATAGCCCTGTGCCAAGGTGTTCTGGGGAGAGTGAGCAGCTGAGAGCCTGCAGCCAAGCG CCCTGCCCCCCTGAGCAGCCAGACCCCCGGGCCCAGCAGTGTGCCGCCTTTGACTCCCAGGAGTTCATGGGCCAGCTCTACCAGTGGGAGCCCTTTACCGAAG TTCAGGGCTCCCAACGCTGTGAACTGAACTGCCGTCCCCGTGGCTTCCGTTTCTATGTCCGTCACACGGAAAAGGTCCAGGATGGGACCCTGTGTCAGCCTGGAGCGCTAGATATCTGCGTGGCTGGACGCTGTCTG AGCCCCGGCTGTGATGGGATCCTCGGCTCTGGCAGGCGTCCAGATGGCTGTGGGGTCTGTGGAGGGGATGATTCCACCTGCCACCTCGTCTCAGGGAACCTCACAGACCGGGGGGGCCCTCTGGGCTATCAGAAGATCCTGTCAATTCCTGCCGGAGCCACGCAGCTCCAGATTGCCCAGCTCCGGCCCAGCTCCAACTATCTTG CCCTTCGAGGCCCTGGGGGCCAGTCCATCATCAATGGAAATTGGGCCGTGGATCCCCCTGGGTCCTACACGGCCGGTGGAACTGTCTTCCTGTACAACCGGCCTTCCCGAGAGGAGGGCAAGGGGGAGAGTCTGTCAGCCAAAGGCCCCACGACCCAGCCTGTGGATGTCTAT GTGATCTTTCAGGAGGAGAACCCAGGCATTTTTTATCAGTATATTATCTCTTCAGTTCTTCCAGACCTTGGGAGCACCACCCCAGAGCCCCACTTCCCCCAACTCCAGCCAG AGATTTTGAGGGTGGAGCCCCCACCCGCTTCGATGCCCCGCCCTGCTCGGACCCCAGGCACCCTCCAGCGTCAGGTGCGGATCCCCCAGATGCCTGCTCcaccccatcccaggacaccCCTGGGGTCTCCAGCTGGATACTGGAAGCAAGTGGGACACTCGGCGTGCTCAGCATCCTGTGGAAAAG GTGTTTGGCGCCCCATCTTCCTCTGCATTTCTCGTGAATCAGGGGAGGAGCTGGATGAACACAGCTGTGCCATGGGcgccaggcccccagcccccctGGAGCCCTGCCATGGTCCTCCATGTCCCCCATA CTGGGAGGCGGGCGAGTGGACGTCCTGCAGCAGCTCTTGTGGCTCGGGCACCCAGCACCGCCAGCTGCGCTGCCGCCAGGAGTTTGGGGGCGGCGGCTCCTCGGTGCCTCCCGAGCGCTGTGGACACCTCCCTCGGCCCAATGCCACCCAGCCCTGTCAGCTGCGCCTCTGTGGCCACTGGGAGGTTCGCTCCCCCTGGAGCCAG TGCTCAGTGCGGTGCGGGCGGGGCCAGAGGAGCCGGCAGGTTCGCTGTGTGGGGAGCAACGGTGATGAAGTGAACGAGAGGGAGTGTGCGTCGGGCCCCCCGCGGCCCCCCAGCAGAGAGGCCTGTGACATGGGGCCCTGTACCACAGCCTGGTTCCACAGCGACTGGAACTCCAAG TGCTCAGCGGAGTGTGGGACAGGAATCCAGCGCCGGTCTGTGGTCTGCCTTGGGAGTGGGGAGTCCCGTGGGGCAggccaggaggaagcaggagctgGGAGCACTGAGCAGAGCTGTGCACCGGGAAGCCGTCCCCCGGACATGCGTGCCTGCAGCTTGGGACCCTGTGAGATGACGTGGTGCTGGTATACGGGGCCCTGGGCCGAG TGCTCCTCAGAATGTGGCTCTGGCACACAGCGTAGAGACATCATCTGTGTATCCAAACTGGGTATGGAGTTCAACGTGACTTCTCCCAGCAACTGCTCCCACCTGCCTAGGCCCCCTGCCCTGCAGCCCTGTCAGGGGCAGGACTGCTCCGACCGATGGTTTTCTACGCCCTGGAGTCCG
- the ADAMTSL4 gene encoding ADAMTS-like protein 4 isoform X5, translating into MTHRARPLQPRCLSSVFTSGPLSQARGIEGGAMEKWAGRPQLCLMLLLSFPELGLDQEVRQGPEVLSGHSLQTLPEEGQGPEGVWGPWEQWASCSQPCGVGVQRRSRTCQLPTAQLHQDLPFPPRPPRHPEALLPRGQSPRPQTSRGTPPLYRPQPRGRGGPRRGPTSQLGRAEIREIPGARRSRVRDPIKPGMFGYGRVPFALPLHRNRRHSQRLPRAETSQTSDLPSLTPRTEPFSTNHTAQTQLAPTELSARPPHPPAEPPSPETTQTEVPSRTRPFPTQPHPRAQASGTEPASSIPYPGESNSFHVSPQPRMPDSQGSASFQVAERYPNLFLSVPRGRGHQSQEHWKPGGNLHGSLMEPAPHYPDGWLPLLNDGPHSSSLWSLFAPNSPVPRCSGESEQLRACSQAPCPPEQPDPRAQQCAAFDSQEFMGQLYQWEPFTEVQGSQRCELNCRPRGFRFYVRHTEKVQDGTLCQPGALDICVAGRCLSPGCDGILGSGRRPDGCGVCGGDDSTCHLVSGNLTDRGGPLGYQKILSIPAGATQLQIAQLRPSSNYLALRGPGGQSIINGNWAVDPPGSYTAGGTVFLYNRPSREEGKGESLSAKGPTTQPVDVYVIFQEENPGIFYQYIISSVLPDLGSTTPEPHFPQLQPEILRVEPPPASMPRPARTPGTLQRQVRIPQMPAPPHPRTPLGSPAGYWKQVGHSACSASCGKGVWRPIFLCISRESGEELDEHSCAMGARPPAPLEPCHGPPCPPYWEAGEWTSCSSSCGSGTQHRQLRCRQEFGGGGSSVPPERCGHLPRPNATQPCQLRLCGHWEVRSPWSQCSVRCGRGQRSRQVRCVGSNGDEVNERECASGPPRPPSREACDMGPCTTAWFHSDWNSKCSAECGTGIQRRSVVCLGSGESRGAGQEEAGAGSTEQSCAPGSRPPDMRACSLGPCEMTWCWYTGPWAECSSECGSGTQRRDIICVSKLGMEFNVTSPSNCSHLPRPPALQPCQGQDCSDRWFSTPWSPRGVRSALAPARGVFRRGRSSV; encoded by the exons ATGACTCACAG AGCGCGCCCACTCCAACCCAGATGCCTGAGTAGTGTGTTTACTTCCGGTCCCCTCTCCCAGGCCCGGGGCATCGAGGGAGGAGCGATGGAGAAGTGGGCGGGCAG GCCTCAGTTGTGTCTGATGCTGCTTCTGTCCTTCCCTGAGCTCGGCCTGGATCAGGAGGTGCGCCAGGGACCAGAG GTGTTGTCTGGACACTCTCTTCAGACACTCCCCGAGGAGGGCCAGGGTCCTGAGGGTGTCTGGGGTCCTTGGGAGCAGTGGGCCTCTTGCTCCCAGCCCTGTGGAGTTGGGGTGCAGCGCAGGAGCCGGACATGTCAGCTCCCTACAGCTCAACTCCACCAGGACCTGCCCTTCCCACCCCGGCCCCCAAGACATCCAGAAGCCCTGCTCCCCCGGGGTCAGAGCCCCAGACCTCAGACTTCCCGAGGAACCCCCCCCCTGTACAGGCCACAGCCTCGGGGAAGAGGTGGCCCACGTCGAGGTCCTACTTCCCAACTAGGGAGAGCAGAAATCCGGGAGATTCCAGGCGCTcggag GTCCCGGGTTCGAGACCCCATCAAGCCAGGAATGTTTGGTTACGGGAGAGTGCCCTTTGCTTTGCCACTGCATCGTAACCGCAGGCACTCCCAGAGACTGCCCAGAGCTGAGACCTCCCAGACCTCAGATCTTCCATCCCTGACTCCAAGAACAGAACCATTCTCCACAAACCACACAGCTCAAACTCAGCTCGCTCCTACAGAACTTTCTGCCCggcccccacaccccccagcagAACCTCCAAGCCCTGAAACTACTCAGACAGAAGTGCCCTCTAGAACGAGGCCTTTCCCCACGCAgccccaccccagagcccaggcctcTGGCACAGAGCCTGCCTCGTCCATCCCCTACCCAGGAGAAAGTAACTCCTTCCATGTGTCCCCTCAGCCAAGAATGCCAGATTCTCAGGGTTCGGCCAGTTTCCAGGTGGCTGAGAGATACCctaatcttttcctttctgtccctcGGGGCAGAGGCCACCAGAGCCAGGAGCACTGGAAACCTGGGGGGAATCTCCATGGGTCCCTCATGGAGCCTGCCCCCCACTATCCAGATGGCTGGCTGCCTCTGCTGAATGATGGCCCCCACTCCAGTTCGCTCTGGAGCCTCTTTGCTCCCAATAGCCCTGTGCCAAGGTGTTCTGGGGAGAGTGAGCAGCTGAGAGCCTGCAGCCAAGCG CCCTGCCCCCCTGAGCAGCCAGACCCCCGGGCCCAGCAGTGTGCCGCCTTTGACTCCCAGGAGTTCATGGGCCAGCTCTACCAGTGGGAGCCCTTTACCGAAG TTCAGGGCTCCCAACGCTGTGAACTGAACTGCCGTCCCCGTGGCTTCCGTTTCTATGTCCGTCACACGGAAAAGGTCCAGGATGGGACCCTGTGTCAGCCTGGAGCGCTAGATATCTGCGTGGCTGGACGCTGTCTG AGCCCCGGCTGTGATGGGATCCTCGGCTCTGGCAGGCGTCCAGATGGCTGTGGGGTCTGTGGAGGGGATGATTCCACCTGCCACCTCGTCTCAGGGAACCTCACAGACCGGGGGGGCCCTCTGGGCTATCAGAAGATCCTGTCAATTCCTGCCGGAGCCACGCAGCTCCAGATTGCCCAGCTCCGGCCCAGCTCCAACTATCTTG CCCTTCGAGGCCCTGGGGGCCAGTCCATCATCAATGGAAATTGGGCCGTGGATCCCCCTGGGTCCTACACGGCCGGTGGAACTGTCTTCCTGTACAACCGGCCTTCCCGAGAGGAGGGCAAGGGGGAGAGTCTGTCAGCCAAAGGCCCCACGACCCAGCCTGTGGATGTCTAT GTGATCTTTCAGGAGGAGAACCCAGGCATTTTTTATCAGTATATTATCTCTTCAGTTCTTCCAGACCTTGGGAGCACCACCCCAGAGCCCCACTTCCCCCAACTCCAGCCAG AGATTTTGAGGGTGGAGCCCCCACCCGCTTCGATGCCCCGCCCTGCTCGGACCCCAGGCACCCTCCAGCGTCAGGTGCGGATCCCCCAGATGCCTGCTCcaccccatcccaggacaccCCTGGGGTCTCCAGCTGGATACTGGAAGCAAGTGGGACACTCGGCGTGCTCAGCATCCTGTGGAAAAG GTGTTTGGCGCCCCATCTTCCTCTGCATTTCTCGTGAATCAGGGGAGGAGCTGGATGAACACAGCTGTGCCATGGGcgccaggcccccagcccccctGGAGCCCTGCCATGGTCCTCCATGTCCCCCATA CTGGGAGGCGGGCGAGTGGACGTCCTGCAGCAGCTCTTGTGGCTCGGGCACCCAGCACCGCCAGCTGCGCTGCCGCCAGGAGTTTGGGGGCGGCGGCTCCTCGGTGCCTCCCGAGCGCTGTGGACACCTCCCTCGGCCCAATGCCACCCAGCCCTGTCAGCTGCGCCTCTGTGGCCACTGGGAGGTTCGCTCCCCCTGGAGCCAG TGCTCAGTGCGGTGCGGGCGGGGCCAGAGGAGCCGGCAGGTTCGCTGTGTGGGGAGCAACGGTGATGAAGTGAACGAGAGGGAGTGTGCGTCGGGCCCCCCGCGGCCCCCCAGCAGAGAGGCCTGTGACATGGGGCCCTGTACCACAGCCTGGTTCCACAGCGACTGGAACTCCAAG TGCTCAGCGGAGTGTGGGACAGGAATCCAGCGCCGGTCTGTGGTCTGCCTTGGGAGTGGGGAGTCCCGTGGGGCAggccaggaggaagcaggagctgGGAGCACTGAGCAGAGCTGTGCACCGGGAAGCCGTCCCCCGGACATGCGTGCCTGCAGCTTGGGACCCTGTGAGATGACGTGGTGCTGGTATACGGGGCCCTGGGCCGAG TGCTCCTCAGAATGTGGCTCTGGCACACAGCGTAGAGACATCATCTGTGTATCCAAACTGGGTATGGAGTTCAACGTGACTTCTCCCAGCAACTGCTCCCACCTGCCTAGGCCCCCTGCCCTGCAGCCCTGTCAGGGGCAGGACTGCTCCGACCGATGGTTTTCTACGCCCTGGAGTCCG